AACATCCGCCGCACGAGCACCTGCCCCAGAGAGCCGGTCCCTCCGGTCACCAATATCGCTTTACCATCGAGAATCACGTCTGCTTCTCCTACTGCTTCCACCTTTGGTATGGAGTCGGATCCTCATACATGCGCGAGATCATCTCCCGCCAACTCGGAGCCACGAAGCCTGTCGCCTCGGCGAACGAGTCCATGATCAAGCTGCGATCGCTGATTGGCTCTTCCGCTCGGCGGATATCGATATCGAGATCGTAGATTTCCCGAACCAGCATCAAGAGATCATACTTGCTGATCGGTTCACTCGCCACCTGGTGAACACCGGTCAATCCCGGATCCCGATCCACGATCCGCCTGATCACTCCGGCCAGCTCGAGCGACGTCAGGCCCGAGTAGATAACTCTCGCAAACCCGCTGACAGCTCCGCCCTGCTGAGCCAGAAACCACTCGATCAAGCCGTGAGTGTTTGCCTTGAGCTCGCGACCGATAAAGGACGTTCGCAGGGTCACGGCGTGGGTTTCGGCCGGCAGCGTTTCTCCGAGCGCCTTGCTGCGCCCGTAGAAGTCACGCGCGTTCGGCAGGTCGGATTCCGTGTACGCCCCTCGTTGGCCGTCGAACACGCAGTCCGTGCTGATGTGAATCAAGCGGGCCCCGATATCGGCACAAAGCCGTCCGAGGCGGTGCGGTAGCAGCGAGTTGACCGCCACTCCCAGAACGGGGTCGTCCGCCTCCTCCAGTTGCTTCACCAGGCCGACACAGTTGACGACAAACTCGGGCCGGACCTCTCGAAGCACGCCGGCCAGATGTTCTTCTTCCAGGACGTCCACACCACCGACGAGCGAGACGCCGGTCAACACTTGCGAATACTCTTCGTAGTCGACCACCGGCTTCCTGACCAGCCCCACGACCTCGTGCCCAGCCAGGACCTGACACAGTTTGTGCCCCAACATCCCTCCCGCGCCGACGACCGTTACCCTGCTCACCAAAGAATCCTGACTAGAATCCGCTAGCTTAGGGCTTTGCCGCCTTGATGTCGACGCTCGTGGTCGCTTTTTCCTGTCACCGGTGGCTATCGTAATAGAATCCCGTCATGGATTGGTTGCGTGCGGCGGTGCCGGCCCTCCTGGCGGGGGTATTTACCTTGGCGCTGACTCCCCTGGCTGTGAGACTGGCCGTTCATTTCAGAGCCGTTGACCCGCCGGGCGGCCGCAAGCGTCATGCTCAGCCAATGCCCCGCCTCGGAGGCATTGCCATAGCTGGTGGAATTGTTTTTTCCTTGGGACTCAGTCTGGCGTTTCTCTCCGAGGATCGTTTCGGCGGCCTGTCGGCTCAGGAGATGATCTGGTTCGGAATCGCCGCGCTCATCATTTTCGCCCTGGGTCTGACGGATGATCTCGTGCCCCTTGGGCCGTTTACCAAGCTCTTTTTTCAGCTCGTCGCGGCTTCGATCGTCGTTGCAATCGGCTGGCAGTTCACGGTGCTGCGATTGCCGTGGGAGGCGCGCTTTTCGGTCGAGGCTCTCGCCCCGGTTCTGTCGGTACTTTGGATTGTGGGCGTAACCAATGCGATCAACCTCATCGATGGTCTTGACGGCCTGGCCGCCGGAATCGTTGCGATTATCTCGGCAAGCTTGCTGATCCTGGCCATTCTCCAAGGCCAGCCAGAGATCGTCATTGCCGCGAGCTGCACGGTGGGTGCATGTGTCGCGTTTCTGCGACACAACTGGCGGCCAGCGAAAATCTATATGGGTGATTCGGGTTCCCTCACTCTGGGCTTTATCCTCGCGGCGATGACCCTGAGGAGTTCCGCAAAGGCGTCCGCTACCGTGGCCATCCTGGTGCCGATCCTGGCACTCGGGTTGCCCGTCATCGATAGCCTCCTTGTGATGTGGTACCGATTCTTGCGCGGCCATCCAACAATGGGTCGAATTGCCGGTCTATTCCACGGCGATCGCAAGCACTTGCACCATCTGCTTCTCGAAACACGGGTCGAACGAAACCGCGTCATGCTTACCCTCTACGGCTTGGTGCTCCTTTTCTGCTTGATGGCACTCGCTGTCGCCACCAGCGGCAACCTTCGGCTAGGGATCGCTTTCTTGGTCATCGAGTTCTCGGCCGTCCTGTTCATCCGTAAGGCCGGCCTCACCGCGGAGGCTCGACGCCTCGCCGACAGGCGCCTCGCGCAGTTGGACGCGAACGCGACCGGCGAGATTCCCATCCTGGACAGTGCAGACCCACAGTCCCCGGCCAGGTCCAATCTCAAGGCGAAAGAACTAGCCACCAAGTAGCCCGATGATCGAGCGCTTGATCTGGCTCGTCCCACTCGCGGTGGCGGCCTTCGGGGCATGGCGCCCGAAGGCCGGACTAGTTGCCTTGACCGCGGCCCTGCCCCTTTTTGGCTCGCCGCCGGGTGGACCCTACCTCGGGGCATTGGACGCCGCGGCACTCGCCGCGATCGTAACCGCCTGGCGCGCAGGACGAGCGCGACCGTCGCCGCTGACCTGGCCGGCCATCGCCTTCGTCGCCGTCAGCCTGCTGAGCCTGATTCCATCACCGTACCTACCGCCATCTTGGCACCCCTCGATACTGCTGGGCGTCCTTCGGGCTCTTCCCGGCGTCGAGAGCTCGAACGCACTCTACACCTGGCGAGCGGCGGTGAATCTCGTCATCGGCCTGGGTCTTTTCTTTGCCGTTCGGAGGGCGTTTCGGGCGTCCTCGATCCGACCGCTCGCCTGGAGCCTGCTGGGCGGGCTGACGCTGCTTTCTCTTCTCGGTTTCGCCTCCCAGGCCGGTGCGGTCGACCTCGGCGGATACCGGCGCTTTGTCACCGATGAGACCGGCAGCAGGAGGCTCCATTCGCTCTTCTTTCTCGCGGGCTGGCTCGCCGAGTACATCGTGATCGCAGCCCCGTTGGCTCTGGCCGCCCTGTCTCGTATGAACGCCGATCTGCGGCTCCGACTGGGCGGCGTCTTTCTCGCCATCATGGCCGCGTCTCTCGTGCTCTGCCAGCAACGCGGCGCCTGGATCGCGGCATTCGCACAGGTCGTTTTCGCCATCGCCATCGTGGTACCCAGGCTTGGCGATCGCCGATTGCAGATGCGGAGAGTGGCGCTGGTCGGGGCCGCCAGTCTCCTGATTGCGGGCACAGTGGTCGTTGCAACCAGTGATTCACTCGAAGGCCTGCGCGGGAGAGCCGGCTCGCTGCGATCCGGATTCTCGGCCCGGTTGCCGCTCTGGTCCGCGGCGCTCGAGATGGTCGAGCAACGGCCGCTTTTGGGCTGGGGGGTGGGCTCCTATGCACCCGCCTTCGACAATCTCCACCCACCCGGCTCACCGGGCGCGCGGCGGAATCGAGGATCGGCGCACAGTCTCTACCTCGGCGTCGCCGCGGAAAGCGGCCTTCTCGGGCTCGGCGGCCTCGCGCTGCTGGCCCTGAGTGCGGCGCTCTGCCTGGCCCGGCCCGGCCCGGGCAGCCGAGGCTTCGCCGTGGCCCTGGCGGCGAGCCTCGTCGGCGTCACTGTATACGGCCTCGTGCAGCACCTGTTCTATCTCCAGAACATCGCCTATCTCCTCTGGCTGCTCCTTGGCTGCGTCGCTCTGGTGACGGAGAGGAGCGAAAACGGAACGGTCGAGCGTCTCGCCCGAGGGCTGATCATCCTGGCAATCGTCCTGGTGCCTCTCCGGCTGGTCTTCACCGAGGCTCCCAGGTACCGGGGCAACCGTAGCTTCGGCTGGCACGCCCGGGAGGGCAGCCCGTCCAATACCTTCCGATGGACCGCCGACCGAGCGCTTTACGGACTGCGCTGGAAGGGAAGCACCCTGGTCTTGAGCCTCGCCAACGGTCACCCACTGGGAGCACGCCGGCCCGTGTCGGTGACCATTAGCGCCGACTCGAAGACGGTCGCGGAGCTGACCGTGGCCGGAGAATGGGAAGAGCACCGCCTCGAGTTGGGGCAGCCGCAGGCCGAGTGGCTGGTTCTGGCGCTCGAGGCCGAGCCGGCCTTCCGGCCCTTCAGCGACTATCGCCGCTACCCGGAGCTGGCTCCCTCCCGAGACATTCGGCTGCTGGGAGTGGCAGTCAGGGACCTCCATTGGGACGCCTCAACGACCGAAAATTGAATCCCCAGAGGCACTTGAGTAAGCTCCCAGGCGAC
This bacterium DNA region includes the following protein-coding sequences:
- a CDS encoding O-antigen ligase family protein; the protein is MIERLIWLVPLAVAAFGAWRPKAGLVALTAALPLFGSPPGGPYLGALDAAALAAIVTAWRAGRARPSPLTWPAIAFVAVSLLSLIPSPYLPPSWHPSILLGVLRALPGVESSNALYTWRAAVNLVIGLGLFFAVRRAFRASSIRPLAWSLLGGLTLLSLLGFASQAGAVDLGGYRRFVTDETGSRRLHSLFFLAGWLAEYIVIAAPLALAALSRMNADLRLRLGGVFLAIMAASLVLCQQRGAWIAAFAQVVFAIAIVVPRLGDRRLQMRRVALVGAASLLIAGTVVVATSDSLEGLRGRAGSLRSGFSARLPLWSAALEMVEQRPLLGWGVGSYAPAFDNLHPPGSPGARRNRGSAHSLYLGVAAESGLLGLGGLALLALSAALCLARPGPGSRGFAVALAASLVGVTVYGLVQHLFYLQNIAYLLWLLLGCVALVTERSENGTVERLARGLIILAIVLVPLRLVFTEAPRYRGNRSFGWHAREGSPSNTFRWTADRALYGLRWKGSTLVLSLANGHPLGARRPVSVTISADSKTVAELTVAGEWEEHRLELGQPQAEWLVLALEAEPAFRPFSDYRRYPELAPSRDIRLLGVAVRDLHWDASTTEN
- a CDS encoding undecaprenyl/decaprenyl-phosphate alpha-N-acetylglucosaminyl 1-phosphate transferase, coding for MDWLRAAVPALLAGVFTLALTPLAVRLAVHFRAVDPPGGRKRHAQPMPRLGGIAIAGGIVFSLGLSLAFLSEDRFGGLSAQEMIWFGIAALIIFALGLTDDLVPLGPFTKLFFQLVAASIVVAIGWQFTVLRLPWEARFSVEALAPVLSVLWIVGVTNAINLIDGLDGLAAGIVAIISASLLILAILQGQPEIVIAASCTVGACVAFLRHNWRPAKIYMGDSGSLTLGFILAAMTLRSSAKASATVAILVPILALGLPVIDSLLVMWYRFLRGHPTMGRIAGLFHGDRKHLHHLLLETRVERNRVMLTLYGLVLLFCLMALAVATSGNLRLGIAFLVIEFSAVLFIRKAGLTAEARRLADRRLAQLDANATGEIPILDSADPQSPARSNLKAKELATK
- a CDS encoding SDR family oxidoreductase; this encodes MLGHKLCQVLAGHEVVGLVRKPVVDYEEYSQVLTGVSLVGGVDVLEEEHLAGVLREVRPEFVVNCVGLVKQLEEADDPVLGVAVNSLLPHRLGRLCADIGARLIHISTDCVFDGQRGAYTESDLPNARDFYGRSKALGETLPAETHAVTLRTSFIGRELKANTHGLIEWFLAQQGGAVSGFARVIYSGLTSLELAGVIRRIVDRDPGLTGVHQVASEPISKYDLLMLVREIYDLDIDIRRAEEPISDRSLIMDSFAEATGFVAPSWREMISRMYEDPTPYQRWKQ